The following proteins are co-located in the Streptococcus anginosus genome:
- a CDS encoding RelA/SpoT family protein has translation MPKEVNLTGDQVVALTRKYLSSEDVVLVQKALFYAVDRHRGQFRQSGEPYIIHPIQVAGILAKLKLDAVSVACGFLHDVVEDTAATLDDLEGEFGHDVRVIVDGVTKLGKVKYMSHEEQLAENHRKMLMAMSKDIRVILVKLADRLHNMRTLKHLRKDKQERISRETMEIYAPLAHRLGISSVKWELEDLAFRYLNPTEFYKISHLMKEKRREREELVDEVVHKIETYASERNLHGEIYGRPKHIYSIYRKMQDKKKRFDEIYDLIAIRCILDTQSDVYAMLGYIHELWRPMPGRFKDYIANRKANGYQSIHTTVYGPKGPIEFQIRTKEMHEVAEYGVAAHWAYKKGIKGQVDSKESAIGMNWIKEMMELQDQSNDAQDFVDSVKENYLAEEIYVFTPDGAVRSLPKDSGPIDFAYEIHTKVGEKAVGAKVNGRMVPLTTKLKTGDQVEIITSSNSFGPSRDWINVVKTSKARNKIRQFFKNQDKELSISKGRELLQAQFQEHGYVANKYMDKKHMEEVLQKTSYKTEEALFAAIGFGEIGAISIFNRLTEKERREEERAKARAEAEELVKGGEVKRENKETLKVKHEGGVIIQGASGLLIRIAKCCNPVPGDEIVGYITKGRGVAIHRKDCMNLRAQENYEQRLIDVEWEENTSTKEYTAHIDIYGLNRAGLLNDVLQVLSNTTKNISTVNAQPTKDMKFANIHVSFGIANLSMLTTVVDKIKSVPEVYSVKRTNG, from the coding sequence GGCGATCAAGTGGTCGCTCTTACTAGAAAGTATTTATCATCAGAAGATGTTGTCTTGGTTCAAAAAGCTCTATTCTATGCAGTAGATCGACATAGAGGGCAATTTCGCCAATCAGGGGAGCCCTATATCATCCACCCGATTCAAGTGGCAGGGATTTTAGCTAAGCTAAAGTTGGATGCGGTCAGTGTCGCTTGCGGTTTTTTACATGATGTTGTAGAAGACACAGCTGCAACTTTGGACGATTTGGAAGGCGAATTTGGACATGATGTGCGCGTGATTGTAGATGGTGTGACCAAACTTGGTAAAGTCAAGTATATGTCTCACGAGGAACAGTTGGCTGAAAACCACCGCAAAATGCTAATGGCGATGTCCAAGGATATCCGTGTCATTTTGGTCAAGCTGGCGGATCGTTTGCACAATATGCGAACGCTCAAGCATCTGCGCAAAGACAAGCAGGAACGTATCTCACGTGAAACCATGGAAATTTATGCTCCGTTGGCTCATCGCTTGGGGATTTCGAGCGTCAAATGGGAATTGGAAGATTTAGCTTTTCGATATTTGAATCCGACAGAGTTTTATAAGATTTCTCACTTGATGAAGGAAAAACGTCGGGAACGTGAGGAGTTAGTGGACGAAGTGGTTCATAAGATTGAAACCTATGCGTCTGAGCGTAATCTTCATGGGGAAATTTACGGTCGTCCAAAACATATTTATTCCATTTATCGCAAAATGCAAGACAAGAAAAAGCGCTTTGATGAAATTTATGACCTGATTGCCATTCGCTGCATTTTAGATACGCAAAGTGATGTGTACGCTATGCTGGGCTACATTCATGAACTTTGGCGCCCCATGCCTGGGCGTTTCAAAGACTATATCGCCAATCGCAAAGCGAACGGTTATCAGTCTATCCACACCACCGTTTATGGACCTAAAGGTCCGATTGAGTTTCAAATTCGGACGAAAGAGATGCACGAAGTGGCTGAATACGGGGTTGCCGCTCACTGGGCTTATAAAAAAGGCATTAAAGGTCAAGTGGATAGCAAAGAATCTGCGATTGGGATGAATTGGATCAAGGAGATGATGGAACTCCAAGACCAGTCTAATGATGCACAGGATTTTGTGGATTCTGTCAAAGAAAATTACCTTGCTGAGGAAATCTATGTCTTTACACCGGACGGAGCTGTCCGCTCGTTGCCAAAAGACTCTGGACCGATTGATTTTGCTTATGAAATCCATACTAAAGTTGGTGAAAAGGCGGTTGGTGCCAAGGTCAATGGTCGCATGGTGCCGCTGACTACAAAGTTAAAAACAGGGGATCAGGTCGAGATTATCACCAGCTCCAATTCCTTTGGACCGAGTCGCGACTGGATAAATGTTGTAAAAACAAGCAAGGCTCGCAATAAGATTCGTCAATTTTTCAAAAACCAAGACAAGGAATTGTCCATTTCTAAAGGGCGCGAACTCTTACAGGCACAATTCCAAGAACATGGCTATGTAGCCAATAAATACATGGACAAAAAACACATGGAAGAAGTCCTGCAAAAAACGAGTTACAAAACAGAAGAAGCTCTTTTTGCGGCGATTGGTTTTGGTGAGATTGGTGCGATTTCTATTTTTAACCGTTTGACAGAAAAAGAACGCCGTGAGGAAGAGCGCGCTAAAGCGAGAGCTGAAGCAGAAGAGCTTGTCAAGGGCGGCGAAGTGAAGCGTGAGAATAAAGAAACGCTGAAAGTCAAGCATGAGGGCGGCGTTATTATCCAAGGTGCGTCGGGGCTTTTGATACGGATTGCCAAATGTTGCAATCCAGTTCCTGGTGACGAGATTGTCGGGTATATTACCAAAGGTCGTGGGGTGGCGATTCACCGTAAGGACTGTATGAATCTGCGGGCGCAGGAAAATTATGAACAGCGCTTGATTGATGTCGAATGGGAAGAAAATACCTCTACGAAGGAATACACAGCGCATATTGATATTTATGGTTTGAATCGAGCAGGTCTTTTGAACGATGTGCTGCAAGTTTTGTCCAATACAACCAAAAATATCTCCACTGTCAATGCACAGCCAACGAAGGATATGAAATTTGCCAACATCCATGTTTCTTTCGGAATCGCTAATTTATCTATGCTCACAACAGTTGTAGATAAGATTAAGAGCGTGCCTGAAGTTTATTCTGTCAAACGGACAAATGGCTAG
- the dtd gene encoding D-aminoacyl-tRNA deacylase has product MKIVIQRVKRASVSIDSELYNQIQQGLLLLVGVAPDDSQEDVEYAARKIANMRIFSDKEDKMNLSVKDVKGEILSISQFTLYADTKKGNRPAFTGAAQPDLASQLYDDFNELLGREIPVKTGVFAADMQVELVNDGPVTIVLDTKNR; this is encoded by the coding sequence ATGAAAATAGTGATTCAGCGTGTGAAGCGGGCTTCGGTATCGATTGATAGCGAACTTTACAATCAAATTCAGCAAGGCCTGCTGTTACTAGTCGGTGTAGCACCAGATGATTCTCAAGAAGATGTAGAATATGCAGCAAGAAAAATTGCCAATATGCGGATTTTTTCAGATAAAGAAGATAAAATGAATTTATCTGTCAAAGATGTGAAAGGAGAAATTCTCTCTATTTCTCAATTTACCCTTTACGCAGATACAAAAAAAGGGAATCGTCCAGCTTTTACAGGCGCTGCTCAACCAGACTTGGCTAGTCAATTGTATGATGATTTTAACGAATTGCTAGGTCGAGAAATACCTGTTAAAACAGGTGTTTTCGCAGCTGATATGCAGGTTGAGTTAGTCAATGACGGACCGGTGACGATTGTGTTAGATACGAAGAATCGTTGA
- a CDS encoding metal-dependent transcriptional regulator — protein MTPNKEDYLKCIYEIGTHTQKITNKEIAAQMQVSPPAVTEMIKKMKAEKLIVKDKTSGYLLTDLGLHLVSELYRKHRLIEAFLVHDLGYTTDQIHEEAEVLEHTVSELFVERLEKMLNFPETCPHGGTIPAKGELLVEKYQLTLDQVENAGIYRLTRVHDEFELLKYLEKHDLHLGDTLILEQYDPYAQLYALKVNGKELQVNSAIAQQLYVEKI, from the coding sequence ATGACCCCAAACAAAGAAGATTACCTCAAATGTATTTATGAGATTGGTACGCATACTCAAAAAATTACAAATAAAGAAATTGCCGCCCAAATGCAGGTATCTCCCCCAGCTGTTACAGAAATGATTAAAAAGATGAAAGCCGAAAAATTGATTGTAAAAGATAAAACAAGCGGTTATTTACTGACAGATCTTGGTTTACATCTTGTTTCTGAGCTATATCGCAAGCACCGACTCATCGAGGCTTTCCTCGTACATGATTTGGGATATACGACTGATCAAATCCATGAAGAAGCGGAAGTCTTAGAACACACCGTTTCAGAATTATTTGTCGAGCGCTTAGAAAAAATGCTGAATTTCCCAGAAACCTGTCCCCACGGCGGAACCATTCCTGCAAAAGGTGAATTATTGGTCGAAAAATACCAATTGACTTTAGATCAAGTCGAAAATGCTGGGATCTATCGTTTAACACGAGTTCACGATGAATTTGAATTATTAAAATATTTGGAAAAACACGATTTACATCTGGGAGATACGCTGATTCTGGAGCAATACGATCCTTACGCTCAACTGTATGCGCTCAAGGTCAATGGAAAAGAGCTGCAAGTCAACTCTGCTATCGCTCAACAGCTTTATGTGGAAAAAATATAA
- a CDS encoding metal ABC transporter substrate-binding protein, with translation MKKLGFIAVLFLAVVGLFACAGQKGTSTKNSKLNVVATNSIIADITKNIAGDKINLHSIVPVGKDPHEYEPLPEDVKKTSKADLIFYNGINLETGGNAWFTKLVKNAKKTENKDYYAVSDGVEVIYLEGQSEKGKEDPHAWLNLENGVIYAKNIAKRLIEKDPKNKETYEKNLKAYTAKLESLDKEAKAKFNNIPAEKKMIVTSEGCFKYFSKAYGVPSAYIWEINTEEEGTPDQIKTLVEKLRKTKVPSLFVESSVDDRPMKTVSKDTKIPIYAKIFTDSIAEKGEKGDSYYDMMKWNLDKISEGLSK, from the coding sequence ATGAAAAAATTAGGTTTTATCGCCGTTCTGTTTTTGGCTGTCGTAGGACTCTTTGCCTGCGCTGGTCAAAAAGGAACTTCTACCAAGAATTCAAAATTGAATGTTGTTGCTACCAACTCGATCATCGCTGATATTACAAAAAATATCGCCGGTGATAAAATCAATCTGCACAGTATCGTTCCTGTCGGAAAAGATCCACATGAATACGAACCATTACCAGAAGATGTGAAAAAAACATCAAAAGCTGATTTGATTTTCTACAATGGTATCAATTTGGAAACCGGCGGAAATGCTTGGTTTACAAAATTAGTTAAAAATGCGAAAAAGACTGAAAACAAAGATTACTATGCTGTAAGTGACGGTGTTGAGGTCATCTATCTTGAAGGTCAAAGCGAAAAAGGAAAAGAAGACCCACACGCTTGGCTCAATCTTGAAAACGGAGTTATCTATGCAAAAAATATTGCAAAACGGTTGATTGAAAAAGATCCTAAAAATAAAGAAACTTACGAAAAGAATTTGAAAGCCTACACTGCAAAACTCGAATCATTAGACAAGGAAGCAAAAGCAAAATTCAACAACATTCCTGCTGAAAAGAAAATGATTGTTACCAGCGAAGGTTGCTTCAAATACTTCTCTAAAGCCTACGGCGTGCCATCTGCTTACATCTGGGAAATCAACACAGAAGAAGAAGGAACTCCAGACCAAATCAAAACATTGGTTGAAAAACTTCGTAAAACAAAAGTGCCATCACTCTTTGTTGAAAGTAGTGTTGATGACCGTCCAATGAAGACTGTTTCAAAAGATACAAAAATTCCAATTTATGCCAAGATTTTCACTGATTCAATCGCTGAAAAAGGTGAAAAAGGAGATAGCTACTACGATATGATGAAATGGAACTTAGATAAGATTTCAGAAGGTCTTAGCAAATAA
- a CDS encoding metal ABC transporter permease, translating into MFSEFIDGLQNFHFLQNALITAIVIGIVAGAVGCFIILRGMSLMGDAISHAVLPGVALSFILGINFFIGAIVFGLLASVIITYIKGNSIIKSDTAIGITFSSFLALGVILIGVANSSTDLFHILFGNILAVQDIDMWITIGVGIAVLIVIGMFFKELLITSFDPLLAKAMGMPVNFYHYLLMILLTLVAVTAMQSVGTILIVAMLITPAATAYLYANSLKTMIILSSSLGAIASVLGLFIGYTFNVAAGSSIVLTSAIIFAISFFIAPKQRFNKLKNKPKLK; encoded by the coding sequence ATGTTTTCAGAATTTATTGATGGACTACAAAATTTCCATTTTCTACAAAATGCACTGATTACGGCCATTGTCATCGGGATTGTTGCTGGAGCAGTTGGCTGCTTCATTATCCTAAGAGGCATGTCCTTGATGGGCGATGCCATTTCACACGCAGTCTTGCCAGGAGTTGCACTCTCCTTTATTTTAGGAATCAACTTCTTTATCGGAGCCATTGTTTTTGGACTTTTAGCTTCGGTCATTATTACTTATATTAAAGGGAATTCAATTATCAAAAGTGATACTGCCATTGGAATAACTTTTAGCTCCTTTTTAGCTCTTGGAGTCATCTTGATCGGGGTTGCGAATAGTTCAACTGACCTTTTCCATATTCTTTTTGGGAATATCTTGGCCGTACAAGACATCGACATGTGGATTACAATCGGTGTCGGAATCGCTGTCCTGATTGTCATTGGAATGTTCTTCAAAGAATTATTGATTACATCTTTCGATCCACTTCTGGCAAAAGCGATGGGGATGCCAGTCAACTTTTATCATTATCTCTTAATGATTCTCTTGACGCTGGTTGCAGTTACAGCTATGCAAAGCGTGGGAACAATTTTGATTGTTGCCATGCTGATTACACCTGCTGCTACGGCTTATCTTTACGCTAACAGTCTTAAAACAATGATTATCTTGTCTTCTAGCTTGGGGGCAATTGCATCTGTCTTAGGACTCTTCATTGGCTATACCTTTAATGTTGCGGCCGGCTCAAGTATTGTACTGACATCTGCCATTATCTTTGCCATTAGTTTCTTTATCGCTCCAAAACAACGATTTAACAAACTAAAAAATAAACCCAAGCTAAAATAA
- a CDS encoding metal ABC transporter ATP-binding protein: MIRIENLSVSYQETLALNQISLEIQGPTIMGVIGPNGAGKSTLLKGMLGIIDHAGQTYLDDKEFSKVLSHVAYVEQKVHIDYNFPIKVKECVSLGLYPKVKLFHRLKSTDWDKVTNALRIVGLEDYAERQISQLSGGQFQRVLIARCLVQEADCIFLDEPFVGIDSISEEIIMTTLRNLKEQGKTILIVHHDLGKVPHYFDQVLILNKELIAIGETSSTFTEENLKKAYGSQLFVNGGL; the protein is encoded by the coding sequence ATGATACGTATCGAAAATTTAAGTGTCTCTTATCAGGAGACACTTGCTCTCAATCAGATTTCTTTGGAAATCCAAGGCCCAACTATCATGGGAGTTATCGGTCCAAACGGAGCTGGCAAATCCACCCTTTTAAAAGGGATGTTGGGCATCATTGACCACGCTGGACAAACTTATCTTGATGATAAAGAATTCTCAAAAGTACTTAGCCATGTAGCTTATGTGGAACAAAAAGTTCACATTGATTACAACTTTCCTATCAAAGTAAAAGAATGTGTGTCGCTTGGACTGTATCCAAAAGTGAAATTGTTTCACAGACTAAAAAGCACAGACTGGGACAAGGTGACAAATGCGCTGCGCATTGTCGGCTTAGAGGATTATGCTGAACGCCAAATCAGCCAATTATCAGGAGGGCAATTTCAACGGGTCTTGATTGCGCGCTGTCTGGTACAAGAAGCAGACTGTATCTTTCTAGATGAACCATTTGTCGGGATTGATTCAATCAGCGAAGAAATTATCATGACAACGCTACGCAATCTAAAAGAACAAGGAAAAACGATTCTCATCGTCCACCATGACTTAGGAAAAGTCCCACATTACTTTGATCAAGTTTTAATTTTGAATAAAGAACTCATTGCCATTGGGGAAACTTCATCAACTTTCACAGAAGAAAACTTGAAAAAAGCCTATGGCTCTCAGCTTTTTGTGAATGGAGGTCTCTAA
- a CDS encoding M13 family metallopeptidase: protein MTRLQDDFFDYVNGEWEKTAVIPDDKPMTGGFMDLDQDIEKLMLATTDKWLAGQDVPDDPILQNFVKYHRLVADFDGREQAGVAPAMPLVEEYKALGSFKEFADKIAEYEMAGKPNFFTFDVAPDFMNAQMNVLWADAPGIILPDTTYYEEGNEKGKELLAIWRKMQEELLPKFGFSAEETKDILDKYLELDAKLAKYVLSNEESSEYVKLYHPYDWAEFTKLAPELPLDAIFTEILGQIPDKVIVPQERFWKEFAAEYYSEKNWEHLHAALKLFSTGAWTSLLTEEIRVLSGTYARAISGVPEPRPKEKAAYQLAQGPYNQALGLWYAGEKFSPEAKADVEHKVAAMIDVYKSRLETADWLAKETRDKAIVKLNVITPHIGYPEKLPETYEKKVIDENLSLVENTRNLAKISIAHTWSKWNKEVDRSEWHMPAHMVNAYYDPQQNQIVFPAAILQAPFYDLHQSSSANYGGIGAVIAHEISHAFDSNGASFDEHGSLNNWWKLEDYEAFQARTQKVIEQFDGQDSYGAKVNGKLTVSENIADLGGIAAALEAAKKEADFSAEEFFTNFARIWRMKARPEYMQMLASVDVHAPGKLRTNVQLPNFDDFFTTFDVKEGDGMWRKPEDRVIIW, encoded by the coding sequence ATGACACGTTTACAAGATGATTTTTTTGACTATGTTAATGGTGAATGGGAAAAAACAGCAGTTATTCCTGATGACAAGCCTATGACAGGTGGATTTATGGATCTGGATCAAGATATTGAAAAATTGATGCTAGCTACAACTGATAAATGGTTAGCAGGTCAAGATGTACCGGATGATCCAATCTTGCAAAATTTTGTGAAATACCATCGTTTGGTGGCAGATTTTGACGGACGGGAACAAGCAGGAGTTGCTCCAGCGATGCCGCTTGTGGAAGAATATAAAGCGCTTGGCTCTTTTAAGGAATTTGCAGATAAGATTGCTGAATATGAAATGGCTGGAAAGCCAAATTTCTTTACTTTTGATGTTGCTCCAGACTTTATGAATGCGCAAATGAATGTTCTCTGGGCCGATGCGCCTGGAATCATTTTGCCAGATACAACCTACTATGAAGAAGGAAATGAAAAAGGCAAGGAATTGCTGGCAATCTGGCGGAAAATGCAGGAAGAATTGTTGCCTAAATTTGGCTTTTCGGCAGAGGAAACAAAAGATATTTTGGATAAATATCTGGAATTGGATGCTAAATTAGCCAAGTATGTCCTCTCTAATGAAGAAAGTTCAGAATATGTGAAATTGTATCATCCTTACGATTGGGCAGAGTTCACGAAGCTAGCTCCAGAATTGCCACTTGATGCGATTTTTACAGAGATTTTGGGACAAATCCCAGACAAGGTGATTGTTCCGCAAGAGCGCTTCTGGAAAGAGTTTGCGGCGGAATATTATTCAGAAAAGAATTGGGAGCATTTGCATGCGGCACTGAAGTTATTCTCTACTGGAGCATGGACTTCTTTGCTCACTGAAGAAATTCGTGTCCTTTCAGGTACCTATGCACGCGCTATCTCAGGTGTTCCAGAACCTCGTCCAAAAGAAAAGGCAGCTTACCAGCTAGCGCAAGGTCCATATAACCAAGCACTTGGTTTGTGGTATGCGGGAGAAAAATTCTCACCTGAAGCAAAAGCAGATGTAGAGCACAAAGTTGCTGCTATGATTGATGTTTATAAGTCGCGTCTGGAAACGGCGGATTGGCTCGCTAAGGAAACACGTGACAAAGCGATTGTCAAGCTCAATGTCATCACACCGCATATCGGCTATCCAGAGAAATTGCCAGAAACCTATGAGAAAAAAGTGATTGATGAGAATTTGAGCTTAGTTGAAAATACTCGAAACTTAGCAAAAATTTCTATTGCGCATACATGGAGCAAGTGGAACAAGGAAGTGGATCGCAGTGAATGGCACATGCCAGCTCATATGGTCAACGCGTATTATGACCCACAGCAAAATCAAATTGTGTTCCCAGCAGCTATTCTCCAAGCGCCATTTTATGATTTACATCAATCTTCATCAGCCAACTATGGCGGTATCGGTGCGGTGATTGCTCATGAAATTTCTCATGCCTTTGACTCAAATGGAGCTTCATTTGACGAACACGGAAGTTTGAACAATTGGTGGAAGCTAGAAGATTACGAGGCCTTTCAAGCACGTACTCAAAAGGTGATTGAGCAATTTGACGGACAGGATTCTTACGGTGCTAAAGTCAATGGGAAACTAACTGTTTCAGAAAATATTGCAGACCTTGGTGGTATTGCGGCAGCACTGGAAGCCGCTAAGAAAGAAGCAGACTTCTCTGCAGAAGAATTCTTTACTAATTTTGCCCGTATCTGGCGCATGAAAGCTCGTCCAGAATACATGCAAATGTTAGCCAGCGTGGACGTGCATGCTCCCGGCAAACTTCGGACAAATGTTCAATTGCCAAACTTTGATGATTTCTTTACGACTTTTGATGTTAAAGAAGGCGATGGCATGTGGCGCAAACCAGAAGACCGCGTGATTATTTGGTAA
- the leuS gene encoding leucine--tRNA ligase, which produces MTFYNHKSIEKKWQNYWAENHTFKTGTDDDKPNFYALDMFPYPSGAGLHVGHPEGYTATDILSRYKRAQGYNVLHPMGWDAFGLPAEQYAMDTGNDPAEFTAENIANFKRQINALGFSYDWDREVNTTDPNYYKWTQWIFTKLYEKGLAYEAEVPVNWVEELGTAIANEEVLPDGTSERGGYPVVRKPMRQWMLKITAYAERLLEDLEDLDWPESIKDMQRNWIGKSTGANVTFKIKDTDKDFTVFTTRPDTLFGATYAVLAPEHPLVDVITTPEQAQAVADYKHQASLKSDLARTDLAKEKTGVWTGSYAINPVNGKEIPIWIADYVLVSYGTGAIMAVPAHDTRDWEFAKQFHLEIIPVLEGGNVEEGAFTEDGLHINSGFLDGLDKAQAIDKMVDWLEAEGVGNKKVTYRLRDWLFSRQRYWGEPIPIIHWEDGTTTAVPEEQLPLVLPVTKDIKPSGTGESPLANLTDWLEVTREDGMKGRRETNTMPQWAGSSWYYLRYIDPHNDEKLADEELLKAWLPVDIYIGGAEHAVLHLLYARFWHKFLYDLGVVSTKEPFQRLFNQGMILGTSYRDHRGALVATDKVEKRDGSFFHIETGEELEQAPAKMSKSLKNVVNPDDVVERYGADTLRVYEMFMGPLDASIAWSEEGLEGSRKFLDRVYRLLTTKEIVAENSGALDKVYNQTVKAVTEQLEELKFNTAIAQLMVFVNAANKEDKLFVGYAKGFVQLLAPFAPHLSEELWQTLTQSGESISYVPWPTWDEAKLVEDEVEIVVQIKGKVRAKLVVAKDSSREELEKLALTNEKIQSEIAEKQVVKVIVVPNKLVNIVVKS; this is translated from the coding sequence ATGACTTTTTATAATCACAAATCAATTGAAAAAAAATGGCAAAATTATTGGGCGGAAAATCATACGTTTAAAACAGGAACAGACGATGATAAACCAAATTTTTATGCGTTGGATATGTTCCCTTACCCGTCTGGAGCTGGTCTTCACGTAGGACACCCAGAAGGCTATACGGCGACTGATATTCTTAGCCGCTACAAACGTGCTCAAGGCTACAACGTTCTTCACCCAATGGGCTGGGATGCTTTCGGACTTCCTGCCGAGCAATACGCAATGGATACAGGTAATGACCCTGCTGAATTCACGGCGGAAAATATTGCCAACTTCAAACGCCAAATCAATGCACTGGGTTTCTCTTATGACTGGGATCGTGAAGTGAACACAACGGATCCTAACTACTACAAATGGACTCAGTGGATTTTCACAAAATTATATGAAAAAGGGTTGGCATACGAAGCTGAAGTGCCAGTTAACTGGGTTGAAGAACTAGGTACAGCCATCGCTAACGAAGAAGTGCTTCCTGACGGAACATCTGAACGTGGTGGTTACCCAGTTGTTCGTAAACCAATGCGCCAATGGATGCTGAAAATCACAGCTTATGCTGAACGTCTGCTCGAAGATTTAGAAGACCTTGATTGGCCAGAGTCTATCAAGGACATGCAGCGTAACTGGATTGGTAAATCAACTGGTGCCAATGTTACCTTTAAAATTAAGGATACTGATAAAGATTTCACTGTCTTTACCACTCGCCCAGATACCCTCTTTGGTGCGACTTATGCTGTTTTAGCGCCTGAACACCCACTTGTTGATGTGATTACAACACCAGAACAAGCGCAAGCTGTTGCTGACTACAAACATCAAGCAAGCCTTAAATCTGACCTTGCTCGTACAGACCTTGCTAAAGAAAAAACAGGTGTCTGGACTGGTAGCTATGCCATTAATCCAGTAAATGGCAAGGAAATCCCAATCTGGATTGCAGACTATGTTCTTGTAAGCTACGGTACTGGTGCTATCATGGCGGTTCCTGCTCACGATACACGTGACTGGGAATTTGCCAAGCAATTTCATTTGGAAATCATTCCAGTTCTTGAAGGCGGAAATGTTGAGGAAGGAGCTTTCACAGAAGACGGTCTTCACATCAATTCTGGCTTCTTAGACGGCCTTGATAAAGCACAAGCTATCGATAAAATGGTTGACTGGCTGGAAGCAGAAGGCGTTGGTAACAAGAAAGTGACTTACCGCTTGCGTGACTGGCTCTTCTCACGTCAACGTTATTGGGGTGAACCAATCCCAATCATCCATTGGGAAGACGGCACAACAACAGCTGTTCCAGAAGAGCAATTGCCGCTTGTATTGCCAGTAACCAAAGACATCAAACCTTCAGGTACAGGTGAAAGCCCACTTGCTAACTTGACCGATTGGCTGGAAGTGACGCGTGAAGATGGGATGAAAGGTCGCCGTGAAACAAACACAATGCCACAATGGGCAGGCTCTAGCTGGTATTATCTTCGCTATATCGACCCACACAACGATGAAAAATTAGCTGATGAAGAATTACTCAAGGCTTGGCTGCCGGTTGACATTTACATTGGTGGTGCAGAACATGCAGTGCTTCACCTTCTTTATGCTCGTTTCTGGCACAAATTCCTTTATGATTTAGGTGTCGTTTCAACCAAAGAACCATTCCAAAGACTCTTTAACCAAGGGATGATTTTAGGAACAAGCTACCGCGACCACCGTGGTGCACTTGTGGCAACTGATAAAGTTGAAAAACGTGATGGTTCATTCTTCCACATTGAAACTGGTGAAGAACTTGAACAAGCACCAGCGAAAATGTCTAAATCACTAAAAAACGTTGTGAACCCTGACGATGTGGTTGAACGTTATGGTGCAGACACACTTCGAGTGTACGAAATGTTCATGGGACCACTTGATGCCTCAATCGCATGGTCTGAAGAAGGTCTTGAAGGCTCACGTAAATTCCTCGACCGCGTCTATCGCTTGTTGACAACAAAAGAAATTGTTGCAGAAAACAGTGGCGCACTTGATAAAGTCTACAACCAGACAGTCAAGGCAGTGACCGAGCAGCTTGAGGAACTCAAGTTTAACACAGCCATTGCTCAATTGATGGTATTCGTCAACGCTGCCAATAAAGAAGACAAACTCTTTGTTGGCTACGCTAAAGGTTTTGTACAATTGTTAGCACCATTTGCACCACACCTTTCTGAAGAATTGTGGCAAACATTGACACAATCAGGTGAATCAATTTCATACGTTCCTTGGCCAACATGGGATGAAGCAAAACTCGTTGAAGATGAGGTTGAAATTGTCGTGCAAATCAAGGGGAAGGTTCGTGCGAAACTTGTGGTCGCAAAAGACTCAAGCCGTGAAGAGCTTGAAAAGCTTGCCCTTACCAATGAAAAAATCCAGTCTGAAATCGCTGAAAAACAAGTGGTTAAGGTGATTGTAGTCCCTAACAAACTTGTTAATATTGTTGTCAAGTCATAG